A part of Oncorhynchus masou masou isolate Uvic2021 chromosome 21, UVic_Omas_1.1, whole genome shotgun sequence genomic DNA contains:
- the LOC135507515 gene encoding uncharacterized protein LOC135507515 — MPTTTPPPANLPGHRQHAAHHPTPSQPRRTQTTCRPPPPLVNLPGHRQHADHHPAPSQPPRTQTTCRPPPHPQPTSQDTDNMPTTTPPLVNLPGHRQHHHSQPPRTQTTCRPPPPQPTSQDTDNMPTTTPPPVNLPGHRQHAAHHHPPPPDQPADPRTGHRQHAAHHPAPSQPPRTQTTCRPPPRPQPTSQDTDNMPPTTPPPANLPGQHAAHHPAPRQQPSQDTDNMPTTTPPLANLPGHRQHADHHPAPSQPPRTQTTCRPPPHPQSTSQDTDNMPPTTPTTTPPTNLPGHRQHADHHPAHHPAPQPTSQDTDNMPPTTPPPANLPGHRQHAAHHPSQPPRTPANLPGHRQHAANLPPPRPQPTSQDTDNMPPTTPPPANLPGHRQHAAHHPAPSQPPRTQTTCRPPPRPQSTSQDTDNMPPTTPPPVNLPGHRQHADHHPAPSQPPRTQTTCRPPPRPQSTSQDTDNMPPTTDPTTTPPSQPPRTQTTCRPPPHP; from the exons ATGCCGACCACCACCCCGCCCCCAGCCAACCTCCCAGGACACAGACAACATGCCGCCCACCACCCCACCCCCAGCCAACCTCGCAGGACACAGACAACATGCCGACCACCACCGCCCCTAGTCAACCTCCCAGGACACAGACAACATGCCGACCACCACCCCGCCCCCAGCCAACCTCCCAGGACACAGACAACATGCCGCCCACCACCCCACCCCCAGCCAACCTCCCAGGACACAGACAACATGCCGACCACCACCCCGCCCCTAGTCAACCTCCCAGGACACAGACAACACCACCATAGCCAACCTCCCAGGACACAGACAACATGCCGACCACCCCCCCCCCAGCCAACCTCCCAGGACACAGACAACATGCCGACCACCACCCCGCCCCCAGTCAACCTCCCAGGACACAGACAACATGCcgcccaccaccaccccccacccccagacCAACCTGCCGAccccaggacaggacacagacaacATGCCGCCCACCACCCCGCCCCCAGCCAACCTCCCAGGACACAGACAACATGCCGACCACCACCCCGCCCCCAGCCAACCTCCCAGGACACAGACAACATGCCGCCCACCACCCCGCCCCCAGCCAACCTCCCAGGACAACATGCCGCCCACCACCCCGCCCCCAGACAACAGCCCTCCCAGGACACAGACAACATGCCGACCACCACCCCGCCCCTAGCCAACCTCCCAGGACACAGACAACATGCCGACCACCACCCCGCCCCTAGCCAACCTCCCAGGACACAGACAACATGCCGCCCACCACCCCACCCCCAGTCAACCTCCCAGGACACAGACAACATGCCGCCCACCACCCCGACCACCACCCCCCCTA CCAACCTCCCAGGACACAGACAACATGCCGACCACCACCCCGCCCACCACCCCGCCCCCCAGCCAACCTCCCAGGACACAGACAACATGCCGCCCACCACCCCGCCCCCAGCCAACCTCCCAGGACACAGACAACATGCCGCCCACCACCCCAGCCAACCTCCCAGGACCCCAGCCAACCTCCCAGGACACAGACAACATGCCGCCAACCTCCCACCACCCCGCCCCCAGCCAACCTCCCAGGACACAGACAACATGCCGCCCACCACCCCGCCCCCAGCCAACCTCCCAGGACACAGACAACATGCCGCCCACCACCCCGCCCCTAGTCAACCTCCCAGGACACAGACAACATGCCGCCCACCACCCCGCCCCCAGTCAACCTCCCAGGACACAGACAACATGCCGCCCACCACCCCGCCCCCAGTCAACCTCCCAGGACACAGACAACATGCCGACCACCACCCCGCCCCTAGTCAACCTCCCAGGACACAGACAACATGCCGCCCACCACCCCGCCCCCAGTCAACCTCCCAGGACACAGACAACATGCCGCCCACCACAGACCCGACCACCACCCCCCCCAGTCAACCTCCCAGGACACAGACAACATGCCGACCACCACCCCACCCCTAG